Sequence from the Megalops cyprinoides isolate fMegCyp1 chromosome 4, fMegCyp1.pri, whole genome shotgun sequence genome:
AAATTCCTTCAACACAACTTTGTTCCATTAGTAGTAGCTAACCCACAGTGCCTACCAGTTATTCATGTGATTCACTGAGATATGCATCAACACCTACACAGAGCGTCTAAATAGACTCCTGCTTCTATTCTGTTTCAGTCAGTAATGTTCACACCTCCAGTTTCACACAGTAAAATCAAAGGCCTGCATCGCAAGTGGTATTCCCACTCAGACCAGCTCTTGTATAGAAACTGAAGCAGAGCCAGTTGTGACCTGATCTCTTCAGTATCTGTGTCTTGTTTTCACATTGAATGTTTATACAAGGAGTCAACTATGagtaaaatatacacacatgcaacagGTCTCTTAAAATACCACAAGTTACATGGCATAATGTAATACTGTTCTgcatatgaatataaaatgtataaactaTTCCAAAAGGCAGATCTAGCCATATGGTGACATGTGCAAGGAAAAAACACTATTTGTCACTGTTTATAGAGTTCACAGTTCATTACTTTGGATATAATTAGCAATGCAATGCATAATTGGTAGCTAGTGCTATACTTGGCTGGGTGGCTGTGTAACATGACACAGTGTCTATTACTTTGCCACACAGCACAACCCAAATTCAAACCCCAGAGCAATATCATTTTTTGAACTGTCCAGTACTGTTAAACAATatctacaaaataaaaaaaattcaaagcaatCAAACCTGAATGAACCTTGCATTAAAGGTGTGGAACAATAAGTTGGGAAAAATAAGCACTATGTTCCACTCCAAAGATGCCCAAACATCTCACTGATGACCAAAGTGGTATACTGTCCCATGATGGTTATGGAACTGGCTTGGGGATGGAGATTACAAAATGGTATCTTATCAACTTTCAgtacaacacagacaaaaggtAGCATAAAAAAGCAGCAATTTATCCCaaaactctaaaaatataaatatgcaatTTATGAAAGGACAGAAtaccaaattaatttattggtaGAAAAATGGATGAAACAGACAGCcctatataattatattttatatatatgttactgtacatttatttacctAAATACAATATTCTCCGTGCTGAGATTCTTCCTGAAACAATGTACTTTACCAGGGAAGGTAACATAAAAGGCAAGATTGTCTTATGttaaaaaactgcaaacacataCTGTTTGCAAAACCATGTAGTCACAGTCAACACAGTTCAGTAAAAGTGTAAATTTGACTTGTGTTTTGCAAGAGCACGATTTAGTTTAGTGATCTGTGTTATAAGATGCCTAAAATTAATTCTTTTGCTTAAGATATATTAGTTCCATTTGAAAAAGATCATTGGTTAAGACCATGGGTTTTAGTTTCACCAAAAGTGATTCAGCAGTCAGGGCAAAGCTGCAAGTCTGCTGTACAATTTGAGAGTGCAGCTCCTGTAGACGGGGCAGGCCTCCGCAGGGCGCAGGCTTCCGCAGGGCGCAGGCCTCTTCACTCTGCCGGTCCCTGCCCGGACTCCTGCTTGCCGCGGTCCCTCAGGCCGAGGCCGCGCTGGGTGCACTGGCAGGGCGGGGGCCTCTGCAGGCTggtcagcagctgcagcacgCGGAGCTCGTGGTCCATGCGGGCCCTCTCCCGCCGGGCCTCCCGCTCCGCCGCCTCCCGCTGCCTCCGGTCCTCCTGCTCCAGCCACCTccccagcagctcctgctgccAGCGGGCCTGCTCGTGCCGCTGGTTCTCCAGCTGCGCCATCAGCTGCCGCGACTCCGACACCAGCCGCTGGAAGCAGTCGGCCAGGTAGCGGATGGCCGGCTCCAGGGAGTGGGGCCCCTCGTGCTCcaggggtgagggagagggaggacacGGTGGCGGGGGCGGCGGTGGAGGTGACGGGGTCTGCGCTTTGGAGCTCATGTCCTCTTCCACAGGTATGGCTGAaacccaaaggaaaaaaatgctaagtCATTATGATAATGCAAAGCTGTGTACTGTGCACATGAATAAGGTTTACAGAGCTACATCTAAAGGAAGGAACCCCCACATTACTGAGAGGATGTGGACAAATTCATAGATGGGtataattaatattcatatataggcaatttcttttttcctaTCTGTAtgggagttttttttataaCTCATAATACCAAattaaatgtaagaaaaagaGTAAAGCAATTCAAATTTCCACAAACGCTTACCTGCAGGGACTGATGCAATGGGCGGCTCCAGAAACATGCCGGGACCCTCAATGGGCAGCGGCTGAGAGAAGTTGGTGTTGCCAAACTCGAACTCATCCGTGGACTCGCGGTCGTCCTCCGACTTCACCTCCGATATCACGGGGATCCCGGGGCCTGTGGGCGGAGCTTTCCCGAGAACCGCGTCCATTTCAGCGTAATACCTGAAGGTGCACGGCTGGCTCCCGTCCACGCTCCTCAGCAGCTTGGCTCTCACATAGTTGGCTTTTAGCGTCTTCACCCGCAGCCGGCACTGGTGAGGGCTCCGCGAGAAGCCCAGGGCGCTCATGCGGGCCGCGAGGTGCTTGAACACATGCTTGTTGCGCAGGTTCTCGGAGAGAGACTTCTGCACTCTCTCGTCGCTCCATGCGCACAGCAGGGCCTGGGTCTCCTCCACAGACCAGTTGACAGAacgctctgcctctctctttcctacACAACGTGCAAAGATTGAGATAGCTAGACTAGTGACAGCAGTAAGAGAAAGgacctgaaaatgaaaatcatacTCAGGTGTGGAGTTTCTGAGCGGATAGTTCCGCAAAGATCACAATTTCTCACTATAATGGGATCAAGGCATCCAAGCGATTTGTTCTGTCACCAATGCATAAGGAAACACTGCAGGTGAAGCAAACAGATTTAGATGGCATACTGCCAAAAACTGTCCAATCTGTCATTATGGTATTTTTTGTCATGCACCTCCTTTTGTCAAAACATTAAATTCTTTTTGGTAGCTTTGAGGCGGCAGTGATCTGCACGAGTAAGGTAGTTAGATGGACCAAACTGACTCACACTGATTAGCCAAGATTATGATTAACTGTCGCGAACGAAGAGATACATCTGTCAGGGTAATATGTTGACTGTCACTGCCTGAATAACAACAGTTTTGCAACGTGTTTATGCTCTGTCTTGACCACAGACCAGACAGGAGTAATTGTTTTTCCTATAAAAGGGACAATAAAGTGAACAACGAGTAAGCAAAGGCATCGCTCGTTACAAATATTGACGGTTAACATTAACTACACGTAACAAACTTGCAACACAAACGCACGCTCCCTTCATCTGATACTATGTTGCGAGCTTCCTCTTGTAGCAAGGCAGCTAGCAATAGCCATGTTGCAACGGGCAACTTCGGCACGTTTTTCTCTACCTAGTTGCCTTGCTGCCTTCATCAACGCAAACTTTCACTTAAGACAGAATTCTGTTTCATAAACTTACTTCTAGAAGACGTTGAAACAGAGTTTGTAGAGTTTATCATTGAAGGATTCATCTTGCTAACCCACCCACCCAATGTTTGCCTTCAACGCTTCCGGCTTCGACGCAGAGCATGACGTCAACCAAAGAGGGTACAGAGAGAGCTCTGACTCGGTTGGATCGCGAATGTAACCGGAGCAGTGGGTGACTGTCACATCTGCACAGCGtaacacattcatacattatAGAAATTAGCTATAGCTCGTTGATATTTTCTTATGTAGTGGATAATCGCTGACTTTTGAAAGCCACCAGTGAAGGAGTCAacagtttttaacaatttaagATTAGTGTCTTGAAGCGTACCAGGCTTTATTTGTATTGAGTGCTTTGAATGAGAAATTGATTAGTATTTGATCACGTGCCATATCTTTGATAACAAGCATGTGCAAGAGCAATCCAACGTCTGatgtgagaaatgaaaaatgcagcttttcctcagtaaatacatGTCATCAATAAATCAACTCAGCGATATAAAATTGTTTAAGATTCTAATTTGTATTACTCTCATTGGTAATACTTTGACATTCCAACTACCAAATCAGTATACAtattattacagtgttgtgaaaatgtgaaataaagtgaaTCACATGAATCCAGTGTTAAAATCACAACGTTCAAATAAATTTCCGTTGGCATTCATTTGTACTGTAGTATGAGTgatcataataaaaacaaaatactacagtaataacaataaattcAACATTATCATATGAGACAGAGTAGGCTACACAAGAATGGTTCAAATTATGCACACCTCTTACTAACTGGAAAGCACAGAAACCACAGGTCtcagttgcaaaaaaaaaaacaagtttttgaAAACAGAGTGCATGCATTCAACTGTACACATTACACGGTGTTGTAAATATTTCCCATATTTAACCTGCTTTCTTCACACTGACGTATAGCTAATCAAACAAGTAATATActtaattaaatatgtattactgaaccatgtttgtttgtttaaaatgaattatttttaaatgctacaCTGGCTAATTGAGTGATTCTGAAGAGCATGTGGTAAGTGCACAGCACCAAATGGAGAGCCCtccatctttgtttttgtgtatgtgcactGTGCTCAAAATAACTGTGCGGGACTGCCATTACGCCGAGTATGAAGCTTTCATCACAACCGCTGTGATTAGGAGAAGTCTAAGTGCCTCTAATGCTGTTTTGGGCTGCAGCAGTCCTGTGATCTTATGACAGGACTGCCATCATGTGCATGCATTCTCCTGGAGAATGCATTCAGGAGGTTTTAGACTCCCCCACTAACTGTTCCAACATAACTAGAGGGCTGTGTAGAAAGCTGTCAACCTATTTAGATGTGGGGATGATCTATTACTGGGTATATTGTGGAAAACAAGAGCAGGGAAATAACAGTCCTATCAAACCTCAGAAGGTGTGGTTCCCGTCTTTCCGATGAATTTACTGTGAGTGAAACAATGTGAGGAGTAACACAAAGTAgtacaacacaatacaaataccCATTGTGTCTTgtttaaggaaaacaaatataatttacttGCACAGTACACACCCTTACCATGGGaatgcatagcttacattttccACGCATCATCGGGTTTCATTCGTGGATACTGTACCAAAGCAGCTTAAGTTACGTACTTTAGGAAAAGGTAGGAGCCATGCCTCgtcaggattcaaacctgcaaccattTGGTGACGAGACAAGCTACTTAACCACACTACTGCCACCCCAACTGTGAGCTCATGTGAGCCCATGTGAGAGGAGGCATTGGGAAAGACTACAACGACAGTTGCTGAGTAAATGGGCTCACAGACTGCCACCGGCACTGAGAACACGGCTACTCTTGCCAGCTGCAGCCTCATCCCATCATGGAACATCATAATTAAAGAGGATGAAGGAGACCAGACAGTCCCCCTCACTCTGATCTCATTAGTACCAAAGCACTGGATCGCTCTGGCCCCTAAACAAATGACCCAGTACCCGATCCGCTGCCCCAGTTGTTATTACTCACGCCTGCTCATCACAGACACCACTGCTGAAATTCCCTTACAGGATAGcttaattaaaaagcattttcaagTGTGTTTACCATCCACACCTCCTGTGAGATCATGATATGGGCTCACCTCGCAAGCATCCGTCTTTCCCTCGAGTAGACTCAGATCACAATATTTATTAAGAAAATTACTGTTGGGCGTGGGTAAAGACAAACCCTCAGACTGCAGCCAGGGCAGGTTGTGTGTCTTAAAGTGTCACGGCTCACGGTGCAGTGAGCAGGTCAGTGAGCACAAAAGGAGAAGAAACTGTAATGTGCGTGAAATGATTATGTCAATGCACCTTGAGCCACAGTGGAATATCACGCTGGGCAGCTGTCGCCCCTGAGAGATTCAAATCTTTggcctctctcccttctcctttcATGTTGCCTGGCAGCCAGGAACTCAACTGTTCTAATCTGAAAATGCACTGTAGGTACCTCACGTATCCCCCCTATGGGAATAACAGTGAAAGCATCTTACTTTCCAAACATGAGCACGTCGAATTTTGTTAAAgctgatatttttcttttccaggcAAACTGCATGAGGTGCCACCGGTGTTGctgaaaagacaacaaatgGCACTCACTTCAAAGGCAATTTAGGTAACATTTAGGTACATCTATGTTTTGGGTctacacatttatatatgtattgtttttttaagactatatatttttttgcgTGTGTGGGGGTATGCTAGTTTAGTTACTGTCAGAGTTAGTTCTATTAGTTACTACTGTGTGGTTATTTAATCTATGCCACAGTCtcttttacaataaattaatgcaacgtatgaataatgaatacataaatgaagAGAATACTAAAGtgagatttcttttttaatgcgATTTCCAAAAGAATTTTGCATAATGTGTACCCTTCTGCAATCTTTAACATTCAAGCTTTGTGTGCGCTGGTCCCATGCCCCAGCTTCTGTTGTAATACATGAGGTAGGTTTGAGGTTACATAACCATACTGTGGACCTGAGGGTCATGAGGATGAACGCTTGGTACTGAGTCAAGTACTCCTTCACCCTTTTGACAAGCTGCTAGCACTCTCCCTCTGTTGCCCCATATTGTATAAACAAGTGTTACAAGTTGTAGGAGGGTATCGTGCGGTTTGCCCTTGATAggggcatctgccaaatgaatagggaatgtgaatgaatgtgttttactgcgctgcagctgctgtttctgagtACTGGGTGGGTTGCAAACCACAGCTCTTCCGCTGCAGAACGGCCAGCCCGTACAGTCTATCAGGCTCCTGCAGCTGGGCAGCGAGAGGCATCTTTTTAAAAGCCAGTCCTCTAATTTACTGTGACCGACGCAGAAATTTAAGCATGAATTTATATCCGCTAATTCCAATGTGCCTCGAAGCGCCCGCCGCCACCCAGTGGCGCCCTTCTGTGGCGGTGGCAAAAACCGCCTCAGTCAATCACCCAGACCCACCGTGTGGCCATGTTGTTTTTACTCATATGCTCATTTGGTCTAAGCCAGGAATTCAGGCCCAGTGTAATTTTCTTGATTCACATACAATCCAGGAAATAAGGCTCTGCTGGTCTTGAAACATGTTAACCAAGCTTGGGTGGAAAGCAGCAAAACTGCTGTGTAAATGAGTACATTTCGGTAGGGGTCTCAGATGTAAACGGTGTGGCCTGAGCAAGGATCACGCCTGCAAACTCCATAAACACAAGACACACCTCCCAATGACAGAAACGATTAGCACACTGGTGTGAACGACCCCTTGTGATGCAGTCCACCAGCTTCACATCACACTTTGGAGAACGTGAAGGTACGGCATGGTGAGGCAAAGCTAGCGGCAGCAAGACactattctctctctttctccgtctctcttGTGCTTTCAGTGATAGTTGGGTTCTGCCATTCCATATCTGAATAATGCTCAAAtcacaaacatttctttcaatgtACCTCAGCTGCTGCTCTATTTGCTTAAAAGGTGATGCCATAACTGAACAAgcgctgaaaaataaatgattctTTTGCTATATGGTTCCAATAAAgacctgaacaaaaaaaaagggaaaaaatgcattccagCGCACAATGCAACACGTCGGCCAATTAGGCTGAATTATATCAGCACCAGTACTCCTTTACATTCCCAGACCAAAGGGAGGTGGGTACAGTCAGATGCTAATTCACCCACTGGCCTTTCATAAGCTCTTATAATAAGCGCATTACATCATATAGGCAGTGAGGAATTCGGAGCTTTGAAAAGGAAGACAAGCTTACAATAGGAATGAGTCATTGACCTGCAGTAAGTGTGCCAGTCAAATGTAGTTGAAGTAAGCCCTGTAGTAAGCTGTGTTGACACTGATGTTTGGATTAATGACAGTCACACAATTCTGAAGCCACAAATCAAAGATATTGCATGAATCTGAGATGTCATTCTCCCTTTGCAAGTATGATTTCCACAATCTAAGAATTCTAGGCAGTAAGAGAAACATAGTctagaaaaaaatcagtgggaggttatttatcttttattgattctcatttatttcaaactgaaagCTCTCTCCCTGAATTGCTGAACTGAAAGTTCCATCACCTGAACTCCCTAGATTCAACCATTTAAATTGCAGTCCATACTCCAAAACCCTACCAGAAAGGAACACAGAGGGTATTGTCTCACTACTGATAGTCTCTCCTGTATAAGTTTGGTTCTCCATTTATGTTTGGAGGAACTAAAACTGCTCCATCTCATGTAAGATTCCATTTCATATCATtcttgatgtatttttttctgcatctgtcTCAGTCCTCTGTGGTTCACGAGCTGGAAAAGTCCCCCTCTTTAACCTTTGGAATGCCGGAGGAACGCTCCCACAATTTGCCGTGGACAACCCCCCGTTTGTGAGTGAAGTATGGCCACCCCgcatcagtttgttttcagagcGGGCCAGCCCTGCCTTACCTCTCCGTAAGCCGACACCCTGCCACACAAGTGGATTCCCTAtcccctccaccacctcccccaTTAAAGTCAATCACCATCAAAGACAGCTCGGTGATTGGCACCGCATGTGTTTCCAGTTTAATTCCGCTTGAGTGTACCTCACACAGCTCTCGAGTAATGACTTTTCGCAGGGCCTGAGCGgtcctgtccccccccctcccctccaatgCACGATAGAATTTCTCCCATCCGCTCCCTGGAAAGCCTGATCTCAGCGCAAtcaaaaaaaaggcagcaaatGGAACATCTCCTGCAGCATGGAGCGCCTTTTGGGCTGCACTGTAACCCAGATATCTAGGTCAACTCTGTAAACAGGCGATTGGTCGAAATCGCcacaatttttgaaataatCTTGAAAAGCTGCTTGGTAAGAAAGCTAAGGTAGCATTTAGGGACTGCATTTTATTCTGTGATCAAAACTAAAAGTGTTTCAATCAATGGTAAGAATTCTACTTACATGTATGTAAAAACATGAGGAGAAATTTTTGTTTCCATATAAATGTGAAACCAGACCAGAGTCTCGGGGGTCCAGCTGCCTGGAGGACAGATAACGCGTGCTGTGGGAAGGATAAAGTCTATAAGAGTTCACAGCATTTTCCAATCCTCCTAGCAGGTGTACAATGTAATGCCAGTAGGGAAAGCTGCCGGTCTGTTTTGATAAACAGGATGGACAGCAACACCATGTTCTCTCTGACCCTTACCTTGTGTATgcctatgtttgtgtgtatatgtgtgtgtgtgtgtgtgtgtgtgtgtgtgtgtgtgtgtgagtgtgtgtgcgtacgtgtgtgttgtgtatgtgtgtttgggtatatgtgtgtacatgtgggtgtgtgtgtgtctttgcatgGGTGCACAAGTGAGTGTGTTGGTTGGTACAGAATTCTGAAGCGATTCTTTTGGTAAAAGATATGTGCAAATGTGACACCTCTGTTACACTGTCTTCTATATTGTGCATTTCGAGGATCTGTTCCTATTAATATGCCCACCTAAATATTGCTTACATCCAATATAATGTGACTTTTCTGTGGCAAAACATGTGGCAGACTGAATATGACTTGTATACTCCCTACATCACCTGGACACAATCCTGTATTTCTACTTCTGGAAATCTGGCTCTTTCTGGCAtccctgtgattggctgtgtctgtgggagggaACAATTGCTCATGGTAGAAGGCGCGTGGAAACGAAAGCAGCTGCTTCATCACACCACGCTTGTTCCATTGTAAACAGGATCGATCTCCAGGACCGTTCCTGCCCTGGCCTCATTTAGGAGAACAGTGAGCCGGCCACAGCGCTGGCCATATGTCTGAACCACTGCTCTGATAAATCAGGAGACGCTGGGAGGCCCGGTCATCTGGTCCCCCGTGAGCAGCATGACACTGACCAGTATTGACAGTTTAATTACCTTTAATTGAAGGAAATGGCCGCGGGACACAGTTAAGCTCAGGAGAAACGTGCTGACAGaggggaaggaaaaagaaagacagggaaGGAAGACGCCACACGGAAACCAATGACCCAAGATGGATTAAAAGATAAAGACACGGCGAAAGAAGACATTGTTTAAAGCCTGTGCGTAGATCACCTAGGATGTGATGCTTAGCTTAGCGACAGTAAGTACTGGACTCTTCACACAGATGTCACAGATCAGGGTGATAAGACACCATTTGTGACTTTTTAATCATCTCCTGAAGCCCTAGTGCTGTAAGTGAGAGTTGTGGTTAAGACCACAAGAACGATGCTGCAAATCACGGAACCATCAATACTGTGATTAAAATCTGCTATTCTTCCATTCAAACAAAGTTGAACATCTTGCAAAATAAttcctcactgtcacacattttttatgaacgtattgatttgtttaatcCGTGCTCTAATTTGCTGCAGTGGTCAGACATCACCATGCTGGCAGTGTAATGGGACAGCTGTCGGGTCCTGTACGTTTATGCAACTGTACAGCTGTAACATTGTGTAAGCACTTAAAAGGGTGAGCGGGCCGTCAGAAAATTTCCAAGAACACGGATATCCCTGGGCTGGGAAGGGCGCAGGCGAAATTAGCGTCAGCGGCCGGAGGACAGGGAAGGTCCAGGAAGCTGAGGAAACAGAGGGACGACACAGAGACAAGCTCTGCaaccacctccccacccccaccccccaagtcTGGCCTTGTCCTTGGGAGGGGTCCAGGAGAACAACTCAACCCACAGATACAAAGGAGAGAAAGGCAGCAGGAGGACCACGTGAGATCAGTGCCCCTTTAGGGACTGGCCACTGCGTGCGCCCATTGGTCTAATCTCAGTAGCTCTAGGGCCAACATCACTCACATACCACAGGGACTGGATCACACATGAGTCTGCGGTGTGTCCCCAgagttaattacattttaattggccATATTCCAGTAATCCTTCCTAAGCACTGGGCCTTAGTGTGGAGAAATGGTCCGTTATTCTGAAGAATAACTAATCGCCCCAACGAGTCTCATGGCAAGCATACTTTTTAGACAGACTCATTAAACGTAATCAACTTTGTTAGCATTATTGATATGCCATTAGGGAGGACATCTCTGTGTGGCATAActactgtaaaactgaaattgaCTACCTAGTAGAATTCTTCCAAGCCATTTAGCCGGAAATGATACAAATCTGTAGTTATTAAACTGATAAACCACTTGGGGGTGAAAtccatttgattaaaaaaaaaaacaaggagtaAATAACTGAAGCAAACAGAGGGAGGATCTTCTGAATCTCAGGGAGAAGCTTTCTGTAAGCACACTGCTTATAACACCTCCTGCTGTGCCAGTCAAACGCTTGGTTGAATCCTTTGGTTTACGATCCGTGGGCAACACCTGGACACACAAGAGAATAATGACTGCAGCAGCTTTCTTGGCTTAAATCGTTGTCCTTCTGCTCTGGGGGCCCTCCTCAGCCCTCTCTTTGCTTGAGTTTCTTCACAGCTGAATGGGTCCTGCGAGGCCCCCTGGCTGCAGGCATCGTCATAGGTCCCAGATCAGCACAGTGAACGTACTGCCTCTGTACCACTGGATTAGCTTTATAGACAGTCTGACAAAGCTAAGTGGCACCGCGGAAGTCTTTGACAAAGCTAAGTGGTACCACAGACAGGCCTTGAGAGCTTATTGTGTCATGCCATCAATTATTTATCACTAGGGAGattttgcactttttgtttCTTCCTAATCCAGGTAAAAGGTTTCTGGGGCTATTTGCATTGTTGAACCTAAAGATTTCTGGTGATGGACCTCTGTGCTCCTTGGTTAATACAGATACACTGTCTCCTGACAGCCTTTTGCTCTCTTACATGACTGGAGAAACAGATAAAGTAATTTCACTGGAAGTCACGATCCTACTGATTATTCTCCACAAGTCTGCTTTGATTACATAACAGCACCTaactcccccctccaccccccgccTCCCACCTCTTTTATCACTTCAAGTGGACCAGCCGCCCATTTCCCATTCACAGAAACTTCCTGAACGTTcgcaagagacagagagaggaggaacgGCAGAGGATGGCACATCGTGTCCACACGCCTCGTTACATAACGCCTCCTTTACGTAAGAGTCCGcagtcactcagtcagtcagtcagtcagtcaaacGCGGCGATTTTTTACCGTCTGACAGCACGGCGAAACACATCCGCGCCGACAGGCTGCCAGCTCCCCCCGCGTCTGCGCCGTGCTTCACAGTGGCGGCGAAACAAAGGGCCGCAGATGGCCCGGAGCTGGCCCGCTTTCAACGCGCCAAATGCCACGCGAGGCAGGCCCAGATGGAGCCGGCCCGGGCTTTCTCTCCCAGTGAAAGGGAGCGCAGAATAAAACAACCCCACTacgtggagagagagagagagagagagagagaaaggaagccTTTGGTCTCCTGTCAGATGTTTGAAGGTGCAAGGTTTCTCTGTAAACACAGGGCTTTGAGAGCTTTGGGACGGGAAAAACGAAACCTCTTTGGGGAGAAGGACATCGAGGGCCTGGACACTTCGCGAGGCGCGTTGAAAAGCACAGGAAGCTCAGCCCGGGAGGACGGTTCCGCTTACGTAGCGGCAAACAGCCTGAGTTTATTATTGtttctgctctctgaaaaatgtgtgtttacgGGCAAGAAATGAGGGGCCAGCTTTGGTGCCACTtaggcttttgttttccctcctcAAAGGCTTTTCAGAAGCCTCGGTAAACATACGGTCTGAATTTAGTCTGCCCAAAAATAGTGAAACTCGAGCGGTGTGATTGGCACAGTGGTAAACACAGCTGTCTGGCATTTAGCACTGCAGCTGCACAGAAGCCTGCTCCATCCTCTTAGTAAATAGCTCGTCTGACAAATTAAAGCAGCTTGGGAGGAAACAAAAAAGGGCAGCACGCACGCTTGGTTTAATATTCATAGTGTTTTCCTCAGATAAGACTCAGAAAGTTCATTCATGCTCAGCCCAGTGTTAAATAATGCACCAACTGTTTTTAAAGCTGTgcttgagaaaaaaaggaatgcaccaaacagaaaagcaaattgTGTATTTGCCTCCAATAGTATGAAAAGCCAGGTTTCCAAAATACTCTATAACATATACTCTAGCTGGACTACAGCAAAGTACTCTAGTAATCAGCTAACATTTTGTTAAACTTCCCCCAAATCCttcacagctgaggacaggtTACATTCGGGAAGGAGCCAAAAATGATTTTCGGTATACTGCGGGGCACTGCCAAGGAGAAGTATGCATTCTGAACACGAGCTGCATGATAAAAACCCCTTCTTGAGCTCCATCTCTACAGAAAACGTCAGCCTCAACACACCCATGAGCGGCATTCCCTTCAAAGCGTCTGAACTCTTAAGCTCCCGAGTGACTGTCTCCAGAGGGctctcaggtgtgtgtgcattagcaTTTGCTGCAAGAGACTGAAAGAGCGGCGCTCTGCGTTTAaggcaatgcatttttaataaggtttaaaggtaaggt
This genomic interval carries:
- the LOC118776248 gene encoding ensconsin-like codes for the protein MNPSMINSTNSVSTSSRRKREAERSVNWSVEETQALLCAWSDERVQKSLSENLRNKHVFKHLAARMSALGFSRSPHQCRLRVKTLKANYVRAKLLRSVDGSQPCTFRYYAEMDAVLGKAPPTGPGIPVISEVKSEDDRESTDEFEFGNTNFSQPLPIEGPGMFLEPPIASVPAAIPVEEDMSSKAQTPSPPPPPPPPCPPSPSPLEHEGPHSLEPAIRYLADCFQRLVSESRQLMAQLENQRHEQARWQQELLGRWLEQEDRRQREAAEREARRERARMDHELRVLQLLTSLQRPPPCQCTQRGLGLRDRGKQESGQGPAE